In Escherichia ruysiae, a genomic segment contains:
- the fruB gene encoding fused PTS fructose transporter subunit IIA/HPr protein, which produces MFQLSVQDIHPGEKAGDKEEAIRQVAAALVQAGNVAEGYVNGMLAREQQTSTFLGNGIAIPHGTTDTRDQVLKTGVQVFQFPEGVTWSDGQVAYVAIGIAASSDEHLGLLRQLTHVLSDDSVAEQLKSATTAEELRALLMGEKQSEQLKLDNEMLTLDIVASDLLTLQALNAARLKEAGAVDATFVTKAINEQPLNLGQGIWLSDSAEGNLRSAIAVSRAANAFDVDGETAAMLVSVAMNDDQPVAVLKRLADLLLDNKADRLLKADAATLLALLTSDDAPTDDVLSAEFVVRNEHGLHARPGTMLVNTIKQFNSDITVTNLDGTGKPANGRSLMKVVALGVKKGHRLRFTAQGADAEQALKAIGDAIAAGLGEGA; this is translated from the coding sequence ATGTTCCAGTTATCCGTACAGGACATCCATCCGGGCGAAAAGGCCGGAGACAAAGAAGAGGCGATTCGCCAGGTCGCTGCGGCGCTGGTGCAGGCCGGTAATGTAGCTGAAGGCTACGTCAATGGCATGCTGGCGCGCGAGCAGCAAACCTCAACGTTCCTCGGCAATGGTATTGCCATTCCCCACGGCACCACCGACACCCGCGATCAGGTGCTGAAAACCGGCGTTCAGGTGTTTCAGTTCCCGGAAGGCGTCACCTGGAGTGACGGTCAGGTGGCATACGTGGCGATCGGTATTGCCGCCAGCTCGGACGAACACCTGGGCCTGCTGCGCCAGCTGACCCACGTGCTAAGCGATGATTCCGTTGCTGAACAACTGAAGTCAGCAACGACTGCAGAAGAACTTCGCGCATTGCTGATGGGCGAAAAGCAGAGTGAGCAGCTGAAACTCGATAACGAAATGCTGACGCTGGATATTGTCGCCAGCGATCTGCTGACTCTGCAGGCGCTGAACGCTGCACGTCTGAAAGAAGCGGGTGCCGTTGACGCCACCTTCGTCACTAAAGCCATCAATGAACAACCTCTGAATCTCGGACAGGGCATCTGGCTGAGCGATAGCGCCGAAGGCAACCTGCGTAGCGCGATTGCGGTAAGCCGCGCGGCAAATGCTTTTGATGTGGACGGCGAAACGGCAGCCATGCTGGTGAGTGTGGCAATGAATGACGATCAGCCCGTCGCGGTTCTTAAGCGTCTCGCCGATCTGTTACTCGACAATAAAGCTGACCGTTTGCTGAAAGCGGATGCGGCAACATTGCTGGCACTGCTGACCAGCGATGATGCGCCGACTGACGACGTGTTAAGCGCGGAGTTTGTGGTGCGCAACGAACACGGCCTGCATGCTCGTCCAGGCACCATGCTGGTCAATACCATTAAACAATTTAACAGTGATATTACCGTGACAAACCTTGATGGCACCGGCAAACCGGCAAACGGACGTAGTCTGATGAAAGTTGTGGCACTTGGCGTTAAGAAAGGTCATCGCCTGCGCTTTACCGCCCAGGGGGCGGATGCTGAACAGGCACTGAAGGCAATTGGCGACGCCATCGCCGCAGGTCTTGGGGAGGGCGCGTAA
- the setB gene encoding sugar efflux transporter SetB, whose translation MHNSPAVSSAKSFDLTSTAFLIVAFLTGIAGALQTPTLSIFLTDEVHARPAMVGFFFTGSAVIGILVSQFLAGRSDKRGDRKSLIVFCCLLGVLACILFAWNRNYFVLLFVGVFLSSFGSTANPQMFALAREHADKTGREAVMFSSFLRAQVSLAWVIGPPLAYALAMGFSFTVMYLSAAVAFIVCGLMVWLFLPSMQKEVPLATGTVEAPRRNRRDTLLLFVICTLMWGSNSLYIINMPLFIINELHLPEKLAGVMMGTAAGLEIPTMLIAGYFAKRLGKRFLMRVAAVGGVCFYAGMLMAHSPVILLGLQLLNAIFIGILGGIGMLYFQDLMPGQAGSATTLYTNTSRVGWIIAGSVAGIVAEIWNYHAVFWFAMVMIIATLFCLLRIKDV comes from the coding sequence ATGCATAACTCCCCCGCAGTCTCCAGCGCGAAATCGTTTGACCTGACATCGACGGCGTTTTTAATCGTTGCCTTTCTCACCGGTATTGCGGGCGCTCTGCAAACCCCGACGCTCAGTATATTCCTTACCGATGAAGTGCACGCCCGTCCGGCGATGGTGGGATTCTTCTTTACCGGCAGTGCTGTCATCGGGATTCTGGTGAGTCAGTTTCTCGCCGGACGCTCTGATAAGCGTGGCGATCGTAAATCACTGATTGTCTTTTGCTGCCTGTTAGGCGTGCTGGCCTGCATCCTTTTTGCCTGGAACCGCAACTACTTTGTTTTGCTGTTCGTTGGTGTCTTTCTTAGTAGCTTTGGCTCTACCGCCAACCCGCAAATGTTTGCTCTCGCCCGTGAGCACGCTGACAAAACCGGGCGTGAAGCGGTGATGTTCAGCTCTTTTTTACGCGCTCAGGTTTCGTTGGCATGGGTCATTGGTCCGCCGCTGGCTTATGCCCTGGCGATGGGGTTCAGCTTTACGGTGATGTATCTCAGCGCAGCAGTGGCGTTTATTGTCTGCGGCCTGATGGTGTGGCTATTTTTACCGTCGATGCAAAAAGAGGTTCCGCTGGCGACCGGCACGGTTGAAGCGCCGCGCCGTAATCGTCGCGATACGCTACTGCTGTTTGTCATTTGTACGTTGATGTGGGGGTCAAATAGCCTGTACATCATCAACATGCCACTGTTTATTATCAACGAATTGCATCTTCCCGAGAAACTGGCGGGCGTGATGATGGGAACCGCCGCAGGCCTGGAAATCCCGACCATGTTGATCGCGGGTTATTTTGCCAAACGTCTGGGTAAGCGTTTCTTAATGCGCGTTGCCGCCGTGGGTGGCGTCTGTTTTTACGCAGGTATGCTGATGGCGCATTCACCTGTCATTCTGTTGGGCTTGCAGCTGCTGAATGCTATTTTTATTGGCATTCTGGGTGGCATCGGGATGCTCTATTTTCAGGATCTGATGCCCGGTCAGGCGGGTTCAGCAACCACGCTCTATACCAATACCTCGCGTGTGGGCTGGATCATCGCGGGGTCAGTGGCGGGCATAGTCGCCGAAATCTGGAATTATCACGCCGTGTTCTGGTTTGCGATGGTGATGATTATCGCCACTCTGTTCTGCTTACTGCGGATTAAAGATGTTTAA
- a CDS encoding YkgJ family cysteine cluster protein yields the protein MECRPGCGACCTAPSISSPIPGMPDGKPANTPCIQLDEQQRCKIFTSPLRPKVCAGLQASAEMCGNTRQQAMTWLIDLEILTAP from the coding sequence ATGGAATGCCGTCCGGGTTGCGGGGCGTGTTGCACTGCCCCTTCAATTTCCAGCCCTATACCTGGTATGCCAGATGGCAAGCCCGCCAATACGCCCTGCATTCAGCTTGATGAACAGCAACGTTGTAAAATTTTTACATCGCCGCTACGTCCGAAAGTTTGCGCAGGTTTACAAGCCAGTGCTGAAATGTGCGGTAACACGCGTCAGCAGGCGATGACCTGGCTTATCGATCTGGAAATACTGACCGCGCCTTAA
- the yeiP gene encoding elongation factor P-like protein YeiP has translation MPRANEIKKGMVLNYNGKLLLVKDIDIQSPTARGAATLYKMRFSDVRTGLKVEERFKGDDIVDTVTLTRRYVDFSYVDGNEYVFMDKEDYTPYTFTKDQIEEELLFMPEGGMPDMQVLTWDGQLLALELPQTVDLEIVETAPGIKGASASARNKPATLSTGLVIQVPEYLSPGEKIRIHIEERRYMGRAD, from the coding sequence ATGCCAAGAGCGAACGAAATTAAAAAAGGTATGGTACTGAATTACAACGGCAAATTGCTGCTGGTTAAGGATATTGATATTCAGTCTCCCACCGCCCGTGGTGCCGCTACGCTGTACAAAATGCGTTTTTCTGATGTCCGTACCGGGCTGAAAGTGGAAGAACGCTTCAAAGGCGATGATATCGTTGACACCGTAACGCTGACCCGTCGTTACGTTGACTTCTCCTACGTCGATGGCAACGAATATGTCTTTATGGATAAAGAAGACTATACCCCGTATACCTTCACTAAAGATCAGATCGAAGAAGAGCTGCTGTTTATGCCGGAAGGCGGTATGCCGGATATGCAGGTTCTGACCTGGGACGGTCAACTTCTGGCGCTTGAACTGCCGCAAACCGTTGATCTGGAAATTGTTGAAACCGCACCGGGCATCAAAGGCGCGTCTGCCAGCGCCCGTAACAAACCGGCGACATTGAGCACCGGTCTGGTCATTCAAGTACCAGAATACTTAAGCCCAGGCGAAAAAATTCGTATCCATATCGAAGAACGCCGCTATATGGGTCGTGCTGACTGA